From the Arvicola amphibius chromosome 2, mArvAmp1.2, whole genome shotgun sequence genome, one window contains:
- the Slc2a3 gene encoding solute carrier family 2, facilitated glucose transporter member 3, producing MGTAKVTPSLVFAITVATIGSFQFGYNTGVINAPETIIKDFLNYTLEERSEDLPSEVLLTTLWSLCVAIFSVGGMIGSFSVGLFVNRFGRRNSMLIVNILAIAGGCLMGFSKIAESVEMLILGRLVIGVFCGLCTGFVPMYIGEVSPTALRGAFGTLNQLGIVVGILVAQIFGLDFILGSEELWPGLLGLTVIPAILQSAALPFCPESPRFLLINKKEEEQAKEILQHLWGTQDVAQEIQEMKDESARMAQEKQVTVLELFRAPSYRQPLLISVVLQLSQQLSGINAVFYYSTGIFKDAGVQEPIYATIGAGVVNTIFTIVSVFLVERAGRRTLHMIGLGGMAICSILMTTSMLLKDEYNAMSFVCIVAILVYVAFFEIGPGPIPWFIVAELFSQGPRPAAMAVAGCSNWTSNFLVGMFFPSAAAALGSYVFIIFAVFLVLFLIFTFFKVPETKGRTFEDITRAFEGQAQVGKTSAMEMNSVQPVKESPDNA from the exons ATGGGGACAGCGAAG GTGACCCCATCTCTGGTGTTCGCCATTACTGTCGCCACAATTGGCTCTTTCCAGTTTGGCTACAACACTGGAGTCATCAATGCTCCTGAGACA ATCATAAAGGACTTTCTCAACTACACTTTGGAAGAGAGGTCAGAAGACCTACCAAGTGAGGTGCTGCTGACCACCCTCTGGTCCCTGTGTGTGGCCATCTTCTCCGTTGGTGGCATGATTGGCTCTTTTTCTGTTGGACTCTTTGTCAACCGCTTTGGCAG GCGCAATTCAATGCTTATAGTCAACATACTTGCCATCGCTGGTGGCTGCCTCATGGGCTTCTCCAAGATAGCCGAGTCAGTGGAGATGCTGATCCTGGGCCGCCTGGTTATCGGCGTCTTCTGTGGACTGTGCACAGGCTTTGTGCCTATGTACATTGGAGAGGTGTCTCCCACCGCCCTGCGGGGTGCCTTTGGCACCCTAAACCAGCTGGGCATTGTTGTCGGGATCCTGGTGGCTCAG ATCTTTGGTTTGGACTTCATCCTGGGCTCTGAGGAGCTGTGGCCTGGGCTGCTGGGCTTGACCGTCATTCCCGCTATCCTACAAAGTGCAGCCCTCCCGTTTTGCCCCGAAAGCCCGAGATTCTTGCTCATtaacaaaaaggaggaagagcaagCAAAGGAGA tCCTTCAGCACCTGTGGGGCACCCAGGATGTGGCCCAGGAGATCCAGGAGATGAAGGACGAGAGTGCCAGAATGGCACAGGAGAAGCAGGTCACCGTCCTGGAGCTCTTCAGGGCGCCCAGTTACCGCCAGCCGCTCCTCATCTCCGTCGTTCTCCAGCTGTCTCAGCAGCTCTCTGGGATCAATGCC GTGTTCTATTACTCAACAGGAATCTTCAAGGATGCAGGTGTCCAGGAGCCAATCTATGCTACAATTGGAGCGGGTGTGGTTAATACCATCTTCACTATAGTGTCT GTGTTCCTGGTTGAGCGGGCTGGGAGGCGAACCCTGCACATGATAGGCCTGGGAGGCATGGCTATCTGCTCCATCCTCATGACTACTTCCATGTTACTAAAG GATGAGTATAACGCCATGAGCTTTGTCTGCATTGTGGCTATCTTGGTCTATGTGGCCTTCTTTGAAATTGGACCGGGCCCCATTCCCTGGTTTATTGTGGCTGAACTCTTTAGCCAGGGCCCCCGCCCAGCTGCCATGGCCGTGGCTGGCTGTTCTAACTGGACCTCCAACTTCTTGGTTGGGATGTTCTTCCCGTCGGCTGCG GCCGCCTTGGGATCCTATGTTTTTATCATCTTCGCTGTTTTCCTTGTGCTCTTCTTAATCTTCACCTTCTTCAAAGTCCCTGAGACCAAAGGCAGGACTTTCGAGGACATTACCCGGGCCTTCGAGGGGCAGGCACAGGTTGGGAAAACCTCTGCTATGGAGATGAACAGCGTGCAGCCCGTCAAGGAGAGCCCTGACAATGCCTGA